Sequence from the bacterium genome:
TCCCGGCATCCTGAAATACGGGTTCACGGACGTCCGGAACGTCCTCGAGCGGGCCAGCGCCAGGGAGACCGCCGCGCGGGTCATGGCCGGCGCGCTGGCGAAGGCGATCCTCCGCGATCTCGGGGTCGACATCGTCGGCCACGTCCTCTCGATCGGAAAGTACCGGGTGCCGGCCGAGGTCGAGGGGAACCGCGAAGCGGCCGCGCGCGCCGAGGGAAGTCCGCTGCGGATGGCGGACCCCGGGGTCGAGGCCGAGGTCAAGCGGTGGATCGACGGTTTGAAGGAGGCCGGCACGACGGCGGGCGGGATCGTCGAGGTCATCGCAGGGGGAGTCCCCCCGGGCCTCGGGTCGTACGTCGCCTGGGACCGGCGACTCGACGGCCGGATCGGGCAGGCGCTGATGTGCATCCCCGCCATCAAGGGGGTGGAGATCGGCGGCGGGGTGGAGCTGGCCGGCATGCCGGGGATCGACGTCCACGACGAGGTGTTCCCCGGCGGTAATCCGTCGGCGCCGCTCCTGGGAAAATACCTGCTGCCGTTCCACCGGGACACGAATCGGGCAGGGGGGCTGGAAGGGGGCATGACCAACGGGGAGCCCGTGGTCGTCCGGGCCGCGATGAAGCCGATCCCGACGCAGTCGACACCTCTCCGGACCGTAACGGTCGACCGGTTCGCCGCCTCGACCGCCCACCGCGAGCGCAGCGACGTCTGTGCCGTCCCCGCCGCGTCCGTGGTCGCCGAGACGATGGTGGCGATCGTCCTCGCCGATGCCTTCCTGGAGAAATTCGGAGGGGATGCGATGGGGGATATCCTCTATAATTATTCCGGCTATCTGCGGCGCATCTGCGGGGAATGAGCCGGGGCGGGTCGTTCCAGGGAGTCGTGCTGGTCGGGTTCATGGGATCGGGAAAAAGTTCCGTCGGCCGCGAGCTGG
This genomic interval carries:
- the aroC gene encoding chorismate synthase, which encodes MAHFTFRTAGETHGPALVTIVEGVPAGLPVRAEEINRELARRQVGYGRGDRMRIEKDEVEILSGVRFGKAMGGPVAMLLRNRDWVNWGERMAQAGDGEGIPPLDTARPGHADLPGILKYGFTDVRNVLERASARETAARVMAGALAKAILRDLGVDIVGHVLSIGKYRVPAEVEGNREAAARAEGSPLRMADPGVEAEVKRWIDGLKEAGTTAGGIVEVIAGGVPPGLGSYVAWDRRLDGRIGQALMCIPAIKGVEIGGGVELAGMPGIDVHDEVFPGGNPSAPLLGKYLLPFHRDTNRAGGLEGGMTNGEPVVVRAAMKPIPTQSTPLRTVTVDRFAASTAHRERSDVCAVPAASVVAETMVAIVLADAFLEKFGGDAMGDILYNYSGYLRRICGE